Proteins found in one Streptomyces sp. NBC_00461 genomic segment:
- a CDS encoding 3-keto-5-aminohexanoate cleavage protein, with amino-acid sequence MVQVCLNGSRGALDSARVPLSPEAMAESAAYAVAAGATDIHVHPKGPCGQDSLSPRVLAPTLDAIRARVSVPVGVTTGAWAEPGPAARLERVRSWSMLSEPPDHASVNWHEEGAEEIAAALIDLGVGVEAGIWSGTDGAARFAVSPVGPRVRRVLAEVTDTSEDTAEHTAHALLADLGSAHGRPVLLHGEDGSVWPVLRLAGRLGLATRIGLEDTLLLPDGERALSNAQLVAEGLSQYGWAQRSS; translated from the coding sequence ATGGTGCAGGTGTGTCTCAACGGATCTCGGGGCGCCTTGGACAGCGCGCGTGTGCCGCTGTCGCCGGAGGCGATGGCCGAGTCGGCGGCGTATGCGGTCGCGGCCGGGGCTACGGACATCCATGTCCATCCCAAGGGCCCCTGCGGGCAGGACTCCCTCTCGCCCAGAGTCCTCGCGCCGACGCTCGACGCGATCAGGGCGCGGGTGTCGGTGCCGGTCGGCGTGACCACGGGCGCCTGGGCCGAACCGGGCCCGGCCGCACGCCTGGAGCGTGTCCGCAGCTGGTCCATGCTGTCCGAGCCGCCCGACCACGCCTCGGTCAACTGGCATGAGGAGGGCGCGGAGGAGATCGCCGCCGCACTGATCGACCTCGGTGTGGGGGTCGAGGCGGGCATCTGGTCGGGGACGGACGGGGCGGCCCGGTTCGCCGTCTCGCCCGTCGGCCCGCGGGTGCGGCGGGTGCTGGCCGAGGTGACGGACACCTCGGAGGACACAGCCGAGCACACCGCCCATGCCCTCCTGGCCGACCTGGGTTCCGCCCACGGCCGCCCCGTGCTGCTGCACGGCGAGGACGGCAGCGTGTGGCCGGTGCTGCGGCTGGCCGGGCGGCTGGGGCTCGCCACCCGGATCGGCCTGGAGGACACGCTGCTGCTGCCGGACGGGGAACGAGCCCTGTCCAACGCTCAGTTGGTCGCCGAGGGGCTGTCCCAGTACGGGTGGGCCCAGCGCTCGTCGTAG